The following proteins are encoded in a genomic region of Shinella zoogloeoides:
- the rfbF gene encoding glucose-1-phosphate cytidylyltransferase, which produces MKAVILAGGLGSRISEESVLRPKPMIEIGNRPILWHIMKMYSAHGVNEFIICLGYKGYMIKEFFTNFIRHGADMTVDTTTGDIQYHQNIVEPWKVTLVETGENSMTGGRLGRVRPYLEGEENFCFTYGDGVSDVDIAASIAFHKAHGARATMTAVAPPGRFGALKIEGDVIERFEEKPAGDNGLINGGFFVLQHNCLGLIKGDETIWEAEPLEMLASTGQLHAFRHPGFWHPMDTLRDKNHLQKLWESGAAPWKKWA; this is translated from the coding sequence ATGAAGGCAGTGATTTTGGCCGGGGGGCTTGGCAGCAGGATCTCCGAGGAATCCGTCTTGCGGCCGAAGCCGATGATCGAGATCGGCAATCGTCCCATCTTGTGGCATATCATGAAGATGTACTCGGCCCACGGTGTCAACGAGTTCATCATCTGCCTTGGTTACAAGGGCTATATGATCAAGGAGTTCTTCACGAACTTCATTCGCCATGGCGCTGACATGACCGTGGATACGACGACCGGCGACATTCAGTATCACCAGAACATCGTCGAACCGTGGAAGGTGACGCTGGTGGAGACCGGCGAGAATAGCATGACTGGTGGCCGGCTTGGCCGCGTCCGCCCCTATCTTGAGGGCGAGGAGAACTTCTGCTTCACCTATGGCGATGGTGTTTCTGACGTCGATATTGCCGCGTCCATCGCCTTCCACAAGGCGCATGGCGCACGGGCGACGATGACAGCCGTCGCACCGCCCGGCCGCTTCGGTGCGTTGAAGATCGAAGGCGATGTCATTGAGCGTTTCGAGGAAAAGCCGGCAGGTGACAATGGTCTCATCAATGGCGGCTTTTTCGTGCTTCAGCATAATTGCCTTGGCCTGATCAAAGGGGATGAGACCATCTGGGAAGCAGAGCCGTTGGAAATGCTCGCCTCTACTGGGCAGTTGCACGCTTTCCGCCACCCCGGATTCTGGCATCCGATGGATACGCTGCGCGACAAGAACCATTTGCAGAAACTTTGGGAAAGCGGCGCTGCGCCGTGGAAAAAATGGGCTTGA
- a CDS encoding glycosyltransferase — MIVGNFGRKDLFRRYFNTESKLANGFIRAGHHVLCFSDRDHAREANIFSTQKLGVKKMQAKLIETAAHYCPHLVLFGHADLIESEIYERLRANHPGLRLAAFCVDALFRRATMQRFAARAQHVDAAFLTSADRVQAKVLGIPAGRLFFMPNPVDPGMETARVFETPRAALRLDGQFLGTGIERREEQIEAIRAALPAAYRFESGGRAFATTRMDSTTYLERLADAAVCPNLPLDDLKPEQLTYLYSSDRIAQTLGQGVTTLTIAASRLADLYEDGVVEYADRQDLIAKMITLYENDAERRRVGGIGHRIAHDRTNGARVASYILAISLGESEGAVSWPTVLNDG; from the coding sequence ATGATCGTCGGTAATTTCGGGCGCAAAGACCTGTTCCGCCGCTACTTCAATACGGAAAGCAAGCTGGCGAATGGCTTCATCCGCGCCGGGCATCATGTCCTTTGCTTTTCTGATCGTGATCATGCGCGCGAGGCTAATATTTTCAGTACCCAGAAACTTGGCGTGAAGAAAATGCAAGCGAAGTTGATCGAGACGGCGGCGCATTACTGTCCTCACCTCGTGCTCTTCGGCCATGCGGATCTCATCGAGTCAGAAATCTATGAACGTTTGCGAGCCAATCATCCCGGTTTGCGGCTCGCCGCCTTCTGTGTCGATGCGCTGTTCCGCAGGGCGACCATGCAGCGTTTTGCCGCTCGCGCCCAACACGTGGATGCGGCCTTCCTGACCAGCGCCGATCGCGTGCAGGCAAAGGTGCTTGGAATACCCGCGGGTCGGCTGTTCTTCATGCCAAACCCCGTCGATCCGGGAATGGAAACGGCTCGCGTCTTCGAAACGCCTCGTGCAGCGTTGCGACTTGATGGCCAGTTCCTTGGCACGGGCATCGAACGGCGGGAAGAACAGATCGAAGCGATTCGTGCTGCGCTTCCGGCCGCCTATCGTTTCGAATCCGGCGGAAGGGCTTTTGCAACAACAAGAATGGACAGCACCACCTATCTGGAGCGCCTCGCCGACGCGGCTGTTTGTCCCAACTTGCCGCTGGACGATCTGAAGCCGGAGCAATTGACCTATCTCTATTCGTCCGACCGCATTGCCCAGACGCTGGGACAGGGAGTAACGACCCTGACTATCGCCGCTAGTCGGCTTGCCGACCTTTATGAAGATGGCGTGGTAGAATATGCAGATCGGCAGGATCTCATTGCAAAAATGATCACCCTTTATGAAAACGATGCAGAGCGGCGTCGTGTAGGTGGGATTGGTCATCGCATCGCGCACGACCGTACGAATGGAGCACGAGTCGCCAGTTACATTCTGGCGATCAGTCTGGGTGAAAGTGAAGGCGCCGTTTCCTGGCCGACCGTGTTGAATGACGGATAG
- a CDS encoding glycosyltransferase family 2 protein, translating to MTGPLLSIISAVYNKAEVLPETLRLARAQRGIAEEDIEFVFVDDNSADGSLALLEEEAGRDPRVRIFASQDNNGPAIAFNRAASQARGRYLLAIDADDMLPGNAAKFLIDSARRFDAALVFGRSRRGEDCRDVPEDATLSVESDPLAFVAERKIVRMGFLAERQLWLKAGGADETVFIQDQSLPLRLAAAADRLVFVDALVYHLRQTGDGNLSRNVLQQHHDRFFALLPFLDRPDASPTARRAVMRQMVSSLWKMDRDRGVQLPFLSAAGRCYLLNRLLGLEPSGRLLADVAARLKTLPGIRRPGGI from the coding sequence ATGACCGGGCCACTCCTCAGTATCATTTCCGCTGTCTACAACAAAGCCGAAGTTCTGCCGGAGACCCTTCGGCTGGCCAGGGCGCAAAGGGGTATAGCGGAAGAAGACATCGAGTTCGTGTTTGTCGATGACAATTCTGCCGACGGTTCGCTGGCGCTACTTGAAGAGGAGGCGGGAAGGGATCCTCGCGTCCGAATTTTTGCCTCGCAGGACAACAACGGTCCGGCCATTGCTTTCAATCGGGCGGCGTCGCAGGCGCGGGGGCGGTATCTTCTTGCCATTGACGCTGACGACATGCTCCCCGGCAATGCGGCTAAGTTTCTGATCGACAGCGCGCGGCGTTTTGACGCCGCACTCGTCTTCGGGCGGTCGCGTCGTGGCGAAGATTGCCGGGATGTTCCGGAGGACGCCACGCTTTCCGTCGAGAGCGATCCGCTCGCTTTTGTCGCCGAACGCAAGATCGTGCGCATGGGATTTCTTGCCGAAAGGCAACTGTGGCTCAAGGCCGGCGGTGCGGACGAAACGGTCTTCATCCAGGATCAATCCCTGCCACTACGTCTTGCAGCTGCCGCCGACCGGCTCGTCTTCGTCGATGCACTGGTCTATCATTTGCGCCAGACGGGGGATGGCAATCTGTCGCGCAACGTGCTGCAGCAACATCACGATCGCTTTTTCGCATTATTGCCATTCCTCGACCGGCCGGATGCTTCGCCTACAGCGCGCAGGGCGGTCATGCGGCAGATGGTTTCAAGCCTGTGGAAAATGGATCGCGATCGTGGCGTGCAACTGCCGTTCCTTTCGGCTGCGGGCCGCTGCTACCTCCTTAATCGCCTGCTCGGTCTGGAACCGTCCGGACGCCTCCTCGCAGATGTAGCTGCCCGCCTGAAGACCCTTCCCGGCATCCGCCGCCCCGGAGGCATATGA
- a CDS encoding acyltransferase, whose protein sequence is MPLFAHKNDWSQAGNNFDFLRLVLASLVIVSHAYPLFIGAADPWQAHGSPFNIGQMCVMAFFAISGMLVTRSAILSRSVLSYIVSRVMRLLPGAFVCALLMTFALGLVFTTLGIYEYLTDGSVWSFLRRNTMLMSIQYDLPGVFKDNVYPGAVNGSLWSLRVEIRMYMLFGVIVFLARLRPEWMRHLKYLLLVLFVVAYFGAILPPLLPEGVLTPKTNWIYGYYFAAGAVLLCWEHVIPRNLIVAVVLFIASLFTVNTPFLDPAMRLTLPYLVYCFAFSQATALKRLRGAPDISYGIYIYGFPVQQSLSALFADRFGLLPLTTASLAITVVLASLSWKLVEKPALTRKRAVEDAMAGLYRRVVPVAGA, encoded by the coding sequence ATGCCCCTCTTTGCACATAAGAACGACTGGTCGCAAGCCGGAAACAACTTCGATTTCCTTCGTCTCGTGCTGGCCTCGTTAGTGATTGTCAGCCACGCCTATCCGCTGTTTATCGGGGCAGCGGATCCCTGGCAGGCGCATGGTTCGCCGTTCAATATCGGCCAGATGTGTGTCATGGCTTTCTTCGCCATCAGTGGCATGCTGGTGACACGTTCCGCCATCCTGTCTCGTTCGGTGCTGTCCTATATCGTTTCGCGCGTCATGCGGCTCTTGCCAGGCGCTTTCGTCTGTGCCCTGTTGATGACCTTTGCTCTCGGTCTCGTTTTTACGACTCTAGGCATCTACGAGTATCTCACGGACGGTTCGGTGTGGTCGTTTCTCCGGCGCAATACCATGCTGATGTCGATCCAATATGACCTGCCGGGAGTGTTCAAGGACAATGTTTATCCTGGTGCGGTCAATGGGTCTCTATGGTCGCTACGTGTTGAAATCCGCATGTACATGCTGTTCGGCGTAATCGTTTTTCTTGCACGGCTTAGACCGGAATGGATGCGTCATCTGAAATATTTGCTTCTGGTGCTTTTTGTCGTCGCATATTTTGGAGCGATACTTCCTCCACTTCTTCCAGAAGGTGTTTTGACGCCAAAAACGAACTGGATTTACGGTTATTATTTCGCGGCCGGTGCTGTTCTGCTATGCTGGGAACATGTTATTCCGCGCAATTTGATAGTTGCTGTGGTGTTGTTCATCGCTTCGCTTTTTACCGTTAATACGCCTTTTCTTGATCCTGCGATGCGATTGACTTTACCCTATCTTGTGTATTGCTTCGCCTTTTCGCAGGCTACTGCGTTAAAAAGGCTGCGTGGGGCGCCGGACATTTCCTATGGCATCTACATTTATGGCTTTCCGGTTCAGCAGTCGCTTTCGGCGTTATTCGCGGACCGCTTCGGTCTCCTGCCGCTTACCACCGCTTCGCTGGCAATTACCGTGGTGCTGGCCTCGCTAAGTTGGAAGCTGGTCGAGAAGCCTGCCCTCACGCGCAAGCGCGCTGTCGAGGATGCAATGGCAGGGCTTTATCGACGCGTCGTTCCGGTGGCTGGGGCGTAA
- a CDS encoding glycosyltransferase family A protein, which produces MARVTVGIPVYNGAPMLRECLDSLLAQTYQDFIIVIADNASTDETPDICAEYAAKDSRIEVIRQEENIGSLPNFEFLVRRANTEMFMWRADDDYSDENFIEELIGSLDDNPDAILAIPRIITRRSIIEYTEESVFGIIEESDFVDGLIKRFYSYHVSAFYGLWRTAAIQDIVKRVWTAYPEAYAGDHLTLLPVFLKDAAIGNDRTLFVQRTYSPVKGNGLRGERTLSNRIAMLEHLMPLFYACYDAEVKACGFPTDQERRILAQRKRFTYHKLRASPWRIFRLKIKKMVGKKF; this is translated from the coding sequence ATGGCACGGGTAACGGTCGGAATTCCAGTTTATAACGGAGCGCCCATGCTGCGCGAATGTCTCGACAGCCTGCTGGCGCAGACTTATCAGGATTTCATCATTGTCATCGCCGACAATGCATCCACCGACGAAACACCGGATATTTGCGCGGAATATGCTGCAAAGGATAGCCGCATCGAGGTTATTCGACAGGAGGAGAACATCGGTTCGCTACCGAATTTCGAGTTCCTGGTTCGTCGCGCTAATACTGAAATGTTCATGTGGCGAGCCGATGATGACTATTCGGACGAAAATTTCATTGAAGAGCTTATCGGAAGCCTTGATGACAATCCTGATGCAATATTGGCAATCCCTCGGATCATCACCCGCCGCAGCATTATAGAATACACAGAGGAATCTGTATTTGGCATTATCGAGGAATCTGATTTCGTCGATGGGCTAATAAAGCGGTTCTACAGCTATCATGTGAGCGCCTTTTACGGCCTATGGCGGACTGCAGCAATCCAAGACATCGTCAAGCGCGTGTGGACTGCCTATCCGGAGGCCTATGCTGGTGACCACCTAACTTTACTACCAGTATTTCTCAAAGATGCTGCTATCGGCAATGATCGCACGCTTTTCGTCCAGCGAACCTATTCTCCCGTCAAGGGGAACGGTTTGCGCGGAGAGCGCACACTTTCAAATAGAATCGCAATGCTTGAACATCTGATGCCCCTCTTTTATGCCTGCTATGATGCCGAAGTTAAAGCCTGCGGCTTCCCCACTGATCAAGAACGACGCATACTCGCTCAACGCAAGCGCTTCACATATCATAAGCTCCGAGCTTCCCCTTGGCGCATTTTTCGTCTCAAGATCAAAAAGATGGTAGGAAAAAAATTCTAG
- a CDS encoding formyltransferase family protein yields the protein MTAVNGTIVVCADGYVGKRIVEWLSTYHPESVSLVITVSENDIFQHCQKHSIPVEALNARSIRNTISSRIDGGIDLGILLWWPKILSKDDINIATKGFINTHPSLLPFHRGKNPNFWALKNGEPFGVSIHFLGSGIDDGDIIAQKQVPYSWTDNAGDLYKKSLESMIDLFKSTFSSILHNDVRRSTQDMSLGNFHYAREMDNACHFQLNQTYSARDFLNLLRARTFGHYPACWFTDEDGTEYEVRISITPRAHS from the coding sequence ATGACCGCTGTTAATGGAACCATCGTCGTATGCGCTGATGGCTATGTCGGCAAACGGATTGTCGAATGGCTTTCCACCTACCACCCGGAGAGCGTCTCACTTGTAATTACTGTATCTGAGAATGACATATTTCAGCACTGCCAGAAACACTCTATTCCAGTTGAGGCTCTAAACGCGCGATCGATTAGAAACACGATCTCCTCAAGAATAGATGGAGGCATTGATTTAGGAATACTATTGTGGTGGCCAAAAATACTATCTAAAGATGACATAAATATAGCCACCAAGGGATTCATAAATACCCACCCGAGTCTCCTACCCTTTCACCGTGGAAAAAACCCCAATTTTTGGGCACTGAAGAATGGTGAGCCTTTTGGGGTATCGATTCATTTTTTGGGAAGTGGAATTGACGATGGGGATATTATCGCACAAAAGCAGGTTCCCTATAGTTGGACAGACAATGCGGGGGACCTCTACAAAAAAAGCTTGGAGAGCATGATTGATTTATTTAAATCGACTTTCTCGAGCATATTACACAACGATGTGAGGCGTTCCACTCAAGACATGTCACTTGGCAATTTTCATTACGCTCGCGAAATGGATAACGCATGTCATTTTCAGCTAAATCAAACGTACTCCGCGAGAGATTTTCTGAATCTTTTGCGGGCAAGGACGTTTGGACATTACCCCGCTTGCTGGTTCACTGACGAGGATGGTACCGAATACGAAGTACGAATTTCGATTACCCCTAGGGCACATTCTTAA